A single Dermacentor albipictus isolate Rhodes 1998 colony chromosome 3, USDA_Dalb.pri_finalv2, whole genome shotgun sequence DNA region contains:
- the LOC135905523 gene encoding very long chain fatty acid elongase AAEL008004-like → MSLPISQLHKGPLLPPRDLRSLDWKLAGNVPFITTVILCYIYVVKFVGPRFMKGREPFKCLRPLIMIHNAAMILVNVYFLVAIGSRTHFGGGTSFFCQGLDRSGSVNSFEVADLLWWYLMVRIIDFLDTVFFVLRKKDSHVSVLHVGHHVLVVFTGWFGITYGPDGQALLMVHVNTFVHVVMYTYYFLTLLGPRFQRYLWWKRYLTQLQIAQFIFMLMHAPIPLFVDCGYPLAHVLVIMSQVAFYFFMFLRFYVQSYRKRLKSA, encoded by the coding sequence ATGTCCCTCCCGATATCGCAGCTACACAAGGGTCCACTGTTGCCGCCGCGAGACCTGCGGAGTCTGGACTGGAAGCTTGCCGGCAACGTGCCATTCATCACGACAGTAATTCTGTGTTACATATACGTCGTCAAGTTCGTCGGGCCCAGGTTCATGAAGGGCAGAGAGCCTTTCAAATGCCTGCGGCCTCTCATCATGATCCACAACGCAGCCATGATCTTAGTCAACGTGTACTTCTTGGTCGCTATCGGATCCCGTACTCACTTCGGCGGCGGCACCAGCTTCTTTTGTCAGGGGCTCGATCGCAGTGGTTCCGTCAACAGCTTCGAAGTTGCAGATCTTCTCTGGTGGTACTTAATGGTTCGTATAATCGACTTCCTGGACACTGTGTTCTTCGTGCTCCGCAAGAAGGACTCGCACGTTTCTGTGCTACACGTCGGCCACCACGTCCTGGTCGTCTTCACTGGCTGGTTCGGCATAACCTACGGGCCTGACGGTCAGGCCTTGCTCATGGTTCATGTGAACACATTTGTGCACGTCGTGATGTACACCTACTACTTCTTGACGCTGCTGGGACCACGTTTCCAGCGCTACCTTTGGTGGAAGCGTTACTTGACTCAGCTTCAGATCGCCCAGTTCATCTTCATGCTGATGCACGCGCCAATACCCTTGTTCGTCGACTGCGGCTATCCTTTGGCGCACGTGCTTGTCATCATGAGTCAAGTGGCTTTCTACTTTTTCATGTTTCTGCGCTTTTACGTGCAATCCTACCGGAAACGCTTGAAGAGTGCCTGA